TTCATCCAGCACGATCAGCAGGTCACGGTCCGGCAACGGCAACGCGGTATGGGTGCCGCCGCCGAACGGCGGGCTCCAGTTGCGATGGCTGATGAGCCGAGGCTGGGTGCGATCGCTGACGTCCAGTAACGTCAGGCCGCCGTCGCGCCAGCTGCCGTAGGCGGTATCGCCGCTGACGATGGCGTGATGCAGCGCATAGCGTTTGCCTTCCGGCCAGTTCGGCGTTTCACCGCCGGCGGTGTGCATGCCCGGCAGCCAGTAACGCCCGGCGACTTGCGGTTTGCGCGGGTCGGCCAGGTCGATGGTCAGGAAAATGTAGTCGCTGTAGCCATCCAGCAGCGCGGAGACGTACGCCCAGCGGCCGCCCACGTACCAGATACGGTGGATGCCGATGCCGTCGAGCGGTAAAAAGCTGATTTCCCGCGGCTGGTCCGGGGTGGAAATATCGAAGATCCGTAGTCCGGCGCTCCAGCCTTTATCCTGCTGGCCGGTGCTGACCGTCTCCGCCACCGAACGGGTGTAGTAGACCTTTTCTTCTGCGAAGCGGGCGTCGGCGAACAGATCGCGCGCGTTGACCACCAGCAGCAGGTCATCGTGGGTTTGCAGATGGATATTCCAGGTGCCCGGCGGCGCGGCGATGAAACCGGCCGGTTTAGGTTTTTTTGGGTCTCGCACGTCAACGATGGAAACGCCCTGGGACACCATGTGTCCGATATAGGCGTAACCACGGTGAACCATGACCTGTACGCCATCAGGACGCCCGCCCTGATCGCTGTGTCCAATCAGCCGCATGTTGCGGCTGTATTCCGGCATGGGCAGGGGCGTTGATGCCATATAAGCCTCCGTTATGACAGACCTTTATTTGCTTTTGGCTTCCAGTGTAGCAAACCACGGCGCAGTAAAGTCACTGGTCTGGCCCCAGCCCGGGATGATTTTCGCCAGTCCCGCCACGTTGACCGGACCCGGTTGGCTCACCAGCAGCGCCTGCGGAATACTGGCGGCGCGGAACTCGTAGGTTGCCGGCGTCGGCTCGCCGGCGATCTTGTTGGCAACCAGACGCAGGTTGACCTTGCCAATCAGTTTCGGGTCCACCGCCACGCTGACTTTCCACGGGCTACTGGCTTCGCGCATCAGTTGCAGGTCCTGATTGGAGATGTCGATGCTGTAGAGTTTGATTTCGGTGCGGCCGTTTTCTTTCAGCGCTTTGTACGCGCCCTGACTGAAGGCGTCCCAGGCACCCCAGATAGCGTCAATCTTGCCTTTCGGGTATTTCGCCAGAATCGCGCCCACTTTATTGGCGGTATCGCCCTGCACATCGGAAGACACCGCGCCGATGGATTCCAGTTCTTTAATGCCCGGATTGTCTTTCAGGATCTGTTGGTAAGCCGCCTGACGGCGCTCCATCGGCGGGAAACCGGCCACCCACAGTTTGATGATGTTGGCTTTGCCGTTGAAATCCTTCACCAACTGGCCCAGCGATTCCTTGGTCAGCGAGGCATCGTCCTGCTGGGTGACGGTGACGCCCGGAATAGTGCGATCCACCGCGGTGTCAAACACCGCCACCTTGATGCCGCTGTCGACAATGCGCTGAATCAGTTCGGTGGAATAGGGCGCGCGGCCCTGCGACAGAATGATGCCGTCATATTTCTGGCTGATGGCCTGATTGACGAAGTCCTGAAATTTGGCGTCGTCGCCGTTGCTCAGGAAGGTGCTGACCTTGAATCCCAGCTTCTTGCCTTCTTCCAACACGCCGGAAACGAACTGGGTGGTGTTGTCGTCCGAACCGAGATTGCGGATCACGGCGATGCGCACCGGTCCCTGATGGTTGGCGATGGCTGCCGGAACCGGCGCAGCGGTGGCCGGCGTCTCCGCAGCCAGCGTGGAGAACGACGCCGTCAGGCTTAGGGCCAGCAGTGCGACAGGGAATTTCTTCATGATCAATCCTCGGTGTTGTGAAATCAGGTTTGCCAGCTTTATGGATATCTTTATGTCTGGATGTCTATTTTAGTGATGAGGAATCATAACGGGTAACATTGCGGCGTGCAAAGGGGGCGGGTTATGTCTTTTGGGTTTAGCTTATAACTTTTCGTTCAATGAGATACGGCGAGCAAACTGGCGGGAAGCTGGGGAGACGCTGGGGAAAAGAAACGCGTCCGACCAGCCGGCCGGACGCATCTGGTTGGGCTTATTGCCTGAAGAAGCGGATATCCTGGTCCAGTTTGCACAGGTAGCTCAGCGTGTTGCCACGCTGTTGCAGGCTGGGCAGGTTAAACATAAAGGTGGTGAATCGCACCGTGTTGTCCGGCAGAACCTGATAACGCATGAACTGCTGAATCGGCGTGTTGTCGTTGGCGACGGTGAAGTGCTCGTCGCTGAACGACAGCGTACCGGTGTCAATCAGACGATACGCGTTGATGTGCAGGCCGCCGCGGGTTTTGCTGGCCGGGGTACCTTCCTGCGGCGTACAGGCGGACAAATCGATGGTGACATTGACACTTTGGCCCTTATTCAGTGCGGTGATTACGTCATCGGCGCTTTTCAGCGACTTGGACGCCACGGCCGGCGTCGCGGTGACAAGCAGGGCTGCGCTCAGCAGCACAGGGGTAATACGGGACATTCGATATTCCTCCATGATCGATGATGGGTCGGGCGTCGTGACTATCACGTACGGCACGAAGCACACATGGCGCGAAGGTGCAGGCCAACACGCATGCAGCTGAGTGCGTGGCGTGATAATCACGACCAGGCACTGTTTATCACGGCTGTGGCGAAAGCGCTATGCTGTTTGTCCGAATAACGGCATGGTCGGAGGTGTAAACGGAGTGAGATATGCGGCAGAGCGACGTGGGGCGACGGGGGCGTCAGGCGAAGAGGGTGTCAGACGAAGAGGGTGTCAGACGAAGAGGGTGTCAGGCCGGATGAGCCGGCCTGACGCGAATGGACTTACTTGATTTGCATCCCTGGTTGGGCGCCGCTGTCGGGACTCAGCAGGAAAATGTCTTTCCCGCCGGGACCAGCGGCCATCACCATGCCTTCGGACACGCCAAAGCGCATTTTACGCGGCGCCAGATTGGCGACCATCACCGTCAGACGACCTTCCAGCGCGGACGGATCCGGGTAGGCGGCGCGGATGCCGGAGAACACCTGGCGTGTCTGGCCGCCCAGATCCAGCGTCAGACGCAACAGCTTGTCCGAACCGTCCACCAGTTCGGCCTTCTGGATCAACGCGACGCGCATGTCCACTTTATCGAAATCGGCGAAGTCGATGGTGTCCTGAATCGGGTCGTCGGCCAGCGGACCGGATACCGGTTTGGCGGCTGCCGCCGCGGCTTCCTCTTTGGAGGCCTCGACCATGCCCTGTACCTGCGCGATGTCGATGCGGTTGAACAGCGCCTTGAACGCGCCGACCCGATGGTTTGTCAGCGGCTGCGTCAGGTTATCCCAGCGCAGTTCGGTTTGCAGGAAGGCTTCAGCGCGTTCAGTCAGCGACGGCAGTACCGGTTTCAGGTAGGTCATCAGCACGCGGAACAGGTTGATGCCCATCGAGCAAATCGCCTGCAGGTCGGCGTCGCGGCCTTCCTGTTTGGCGACGACCCACGGTGCCTGTTCGTCGACATAGCGGTTAGCGATATCCGCCAGCGCCATAATTTCGCGGATGGCCTTACCGGATTCACGGCTGCCGTAAGCGTCGGCGATGGTCTGCGCCGCGTCGATAAAGGTCTGATACAGCGCCAGATCCGCCAGTTGGCCGGCCAGCTGGCCGTCAAAACGCTTGTTGATGAAGCCGGCGTTGCGCGAAGCCAGGTTGACCACTTTGTTGACGATGTCGGCGTTCACGCGCTGCACGAAGTCTTCCAGATTGAGGTCAATGTCATCAATGCGCGACGAGAGCTTGGCGGCGTAGTAGTAACGCAGGCAGTCGGCGTCCAGATGCTTCAGATAGGTGTCGGCCTTGATGAAGGTACCGCGCGATTTGGACATCTTGGCGCCGTTAACGGTCACATAGCCGTGCACGAACAGGTTGGTCGGCTTGCGGAAACCGCTGCCTTCCAGCATCGCCGGCCAGAACAGGCTGTGGAAGTAGACGATATCCTTGCCGATGAAATGGTACAGCTCGGCGCTGGAGTCTTTACGCCAGAATTCGTCGAAATTGAGGTCGTTGCGTTTGTCGCACAAGTTTTTGAACGACCCCATGTAGCCGATCGGCGCGTCCAGCCAGACGTAGAAATATTTGCCCGGCGCGTCCGGCACTTCGAAGCCGAAATAGGGCGCGTCGCGGGTGATATCCCACTGTTGCAGCCCGGCGTCGAACCACTCCTGCATCTTGTTGGCGACCTGCTCCTGCAACGCGCCGGAACGGGTCCAGCTTTGCAGCATGTCGCTGAACGCCGGCAGGTCGAAGAAGAAGTGCTCGGATTCGCGCATCACCGGCGTGGCGCCGGACACCGCGGATTTCGGCTCGATCAATTCGGTCGGGCTGTAGGTGGCGCCGCATACTTCGCAGTTGTCGCCATACTGGTCCGGCGCCTTGCATTTCGGGCAGGTGCCTTTCACAAAGCGATCCGGCAGGAACATGCTTTTTTCCGGGTCGAACAACTGGGAAATGGTGCGGTTCTTGATAAAACCGTTTTCCTTCAGCCGACGATAAATCAACCCGGACAACTCGCGGTTCTCCTCGCTGTGCGTGGAGTGATAGTTGTCGTAGCTGATGTTGAACCCGGCGAAATCCTGCTGGTGTTCCTGACTCACCGTCGCAATCATCTGCTCCGGCGCCACGCCCATCTGCTGCGCTTTGAGCATGATCGGCGTGCCGTGGGCGTCGTCCGCGCAAATAAAGTGGACCTGATTGCCGCGCATTCGCTGGTAACGGACCCAGATATCCGCCTGAATGTGTTCGAGCATGTGGCCAAGGTGGATCGGACCGTTAGCATAAGGCAGCGCGCACGTTACCAAAATTTTGTTTGCGACTTGAGTCATAGTGGGGAACTTGCTTGTTGGTTGGTGAATGAATTAAGAAGGAGCCCTGATGTTACCCCATCGCGCCTTGATGCGTAAACCTTGGGGCGAAGCGGGCTCCAACAAAACCCGCGCTTCCGGCGTTAATGGCGGGAAGGCAAAGTTTGAGTGGCGTCGGACGGGAGGCGGTTCCGCCGTTTTTTCAGTACCGGGACATTGGCGATACACCCACGCGCGGGCGTTCTGCTATGCTAGGGCCGCGATTATAACGACCTTAATTCAACTCAAGGAGCCGGGATGAACGATAAACTCCCTGCGCAAAACCCCGAGATGTTGCGCGCCATGGTGAACGGCGTGCTGTCCTCCTTTACGCACCCGACGCTGAAAAATAACCTGACCACGCTTAATGCGCTGCACCATTGCGCGTTGCTGGACGATGTGTTGCATATTGAACTGACCATGCCGTTTGTCTGGCTGAGCGGCCTGACGGATCTGAAAGACAGCGTCAGCGAGGAATTGCTGCGCCTGTGCGGCGCTCGCGAAGTGGAATGGCGGTTGACCCATAACGTCGCCACGCTGCGCCGCGTCAATAATCAGGCCGGCGTCAAGGGCGTGAAGAACATTATCGCCGTCAGTTCCGGCAAGGGCGGCGTCGGGAAGTCCAGCACCGCGGTGAACATGGCGCTGGCGCTGGCGGCCGAAGGGGCCAGCGTCGGTATTCTGGACGCGGATATCTACGGGCCGTCCATCCCCACCATGTTGGGCGCGGCCAACGAGCGGCCGACCTCGCCGGACGGGCAGCACATGGCGCCGATCATGGCGCACGGTCTTGCCACCAATTCTATCGGCTATCTGGTTACCGACGATAACGCCATGGTGTGGCGCGGGCCGATGGCCAGCAAAGCGCTGCTGCAACTGTTGCAGGACACGCTGTGGCCGGATCTGGATTATCTGGTGCTGGACATGCCGCCGGGCACCGGCGACATCCAGCTCACGCTGGCGCAGAACGTGCCGGTCACCGGCGCGGTGGTGGTGACCACCCCGCAGGATATCGCGCTGGTGGATGCGATGAAGGGCATCGTAATGTTCGAGAAGGTGAAGGTGCCGGTGCTGGGCATCGTGGAGAACATGAGCGTGCACATTTGCAGTAACTGCGGGCATCTGGAGCCGATTTTCGGCACCGGCGGCGCGCAGAAACTGGCGGAAAAATACCACTGCGCCTTGCTGGGCCAGTTGCCGCTGCACATTTCGCTACGTGAAGACCTGGATCGCGGCGAACCGACCGTGATTAGCCAGC
The DNA window shown above is from Dickeya dadantii NCPPB 898 and carries:
- a CDS encoding LVIVD repeat-containing protein — protein: MASTPLPMPEYSRNMRLIGHSDQGGRPDGVQVMVHRGYAYIGHMVSQGVSIVDVRDPKKPKPAGFIAAPPGTWNIHLQTHDDLLLVVNARDLFADARFAEEKVYYTRSVAETVSTGQQDKGWSAGLRIFDISTPDQPREISFLPLDGIGIHRIWYVGGRWAYVSALLDGYSDYIFLTIDLADPRKPQVAGRYWLPGMHTAGGETPNWPEGKRYALHHAIVSGDTAYGSWRDGGLTLLDVSDRTQPRLISHRNWSPPFGGGTHTALPLPDRDLLIVLDEAVLDNQEDGEKLIWVFDIREPSNPVSIATFPQPNETDYVKKGAHFGPHNLHENRPGSFISSTLIFATYQNAGVRAYDISNPYRPKETGALVPAAPDRMIDKRPGRPQVIQSCDVFVDAQGIIYSTDYNAGLSIIEYRG
- a CDS encoding sugar ABC transporter substrate-binding protein, whose protein sequence is MKKFPVALLALSLTASFSTLAAETPATAAPVPAAIANHQGPVRIAVIRNLGSDDNTTQFVSGVLEEGKKLGFKVSTFLSNGDDAKFQDFVNQAISQKYDGIILSQGRAPYSTELIQRIVDSGIKVAVFDTAVDRTIPGVTVTQQDDASLTKESLGQLVKDFNGKANIIKLWVAGFPPMERRQAAYQQILKDNPGIKELESIGAVSSDVQGDTANKVGAILAKYPKGKIDAIWGAWDAFSQGAYKALKENGRTEIKLYSIDISNQDLQLMREASSPWKVSVAVDPKLIGKVNLRLVANKIAGEPTPATYEFRAASIPQALLVSQPGPVNVAGLAKIIPGWGQTSDFTAPWFATLEAKSK
- a CDS encoding VirK family protein, with the protein product MSRITPVLLSAALLVTATPAVASKSLKSADDVITALNKGQSVNVTIDLSACTPQEGTPASKTRGGLHINAYRLIDTGTLSFSDEHFTVANDNTPIQQFMRYQVLPDNTVRFTTFMFNLPSLQQRGNTLSYLCKLDQDIRFFRQ
- the metG gene encoding methionine--tRNA ligase, translating into MTQVANKILVTCALPYANGPIHLGHMLEHIQADIWVRYQRMRGNQVHFICADDAHGTPIMLKAQQMGVAPEQMIATVSQEHQQDFAGFNISYDNYHSTHSEENRELSGLIYRRLKENGFIKNRTISQLFDPEKSMFLPDRFVKGTCPKCKAPDQYGDNCEVCGATYSPTELIEPKSAVSGATPVMRESEHFFFDLPAFSDMLQSWTRSGALQEQVANKMQEWFDAGLQQWDITRDAPYFGFEVPDAPGKYFYVWLDAPIGYMGSFKNLCDKRNDLNFDEFWRKDSSAELYHFIGKDIVYFHSLFWPAMLEGSGFRKPTNLFVHGYVTVNGAKMSKSRGTFIKADTYLKHLDADCLRYYYAAKLSSRIDDIDLNLEDFVQRVNADIVNKVVNLASRNAGFINKRFDGQLAGQLADLALYQTFIDAAQTIADAYGSRESGKAIREIMALADIANRYVDEQAPWVVAKQEGRDADLQAICSMGINLFRVLMTYLKPVLPSLTERAEAFLQTELRWDNLTQPLTNHRVGAFKALFNRIDIAQVQGMVEASKEEAAAAAAKPVSGPLADDPIQDTIDFADFDKVDMRVALIQKAELVDGSDKLLRLTLDLGGQTRQVFSGIRAAYPDPSALEGRLTVMVANLAPRKMRFGVSEGMVMAAGPGGKDIFLLSPDSGAQPGMQIK
- the apbC gene encoding iron-sulfur cluster carrier protein ApbC, which codes for MNDKLPAQNPEMLRAMVNGVLSSFTHPTLKNNLTTLNALHHCALLDDVLHIELTMPFVWLSGLTDLKDSVSEELLRLCGAREVEWRLTHNVATLRRVNNQAGVKGVKNIIAVSSGKGGVGKSSTAVNMALALAAEGASVGILDADIYGPSIPTMLGAANERPTSPDGQHMAPIMAHGLATNSIGYLVTDDNAMVWRGPMASKALLQLLQDTLWPDLDYLVLDMPPGTGDIQLTLAQNVPVTGAVVVTTPQDIALVDAMKGIVMFEKVKVPVLGIVENMSVHICSNCGHLEPIFGTGGAQKLAEKYHCALLGQLPLHISLREDLDRGEPTVISQPDSEFTQLYRELAGQVAAQLYWQGEVIPTEIAFRAV